ttttctatgagTGAAATACAATTGATAGGATAATAATGATGTTTTACTTATAAACTGTTTGCCTAGCTAGTTCTCTTGTGAGAGGCATCTAAAACTAATTTTAGAGCAATCTTAATTGAGAAATTTCATTGATGATCGATCTTAATAATTAGTAGCTAGATGAGACCTTGACTTAAATTTAGAGGTTTAGTAAGTACTTAACTTCATCTAATTATGTTGGTTGATTTATAAATTTGTTCAATATGTGGATCTAATTTATAGGGATGTGATGGTTCGATATTGCTTGACGACACAACAAACTTTACTGGAGAAAAGAATGCAGGACCAAATGCAAATTCTGTAAGAGGTTTCGAGGTGATTGACACCATAAAATCTCAAGTAGAGAATGTATGTGCAGGAGTGGTGTCTTGTGCTGATATTCTAGCAGTTGTTGCAAGAGACTCGGTAGTTGCGGTAAGCCATGCATAAGACTACTTTACAAACCTTACACTTAATCAAACGATGTAGAAAATTGGATTTTGTTTCTGTTAGAACAAGTATCGTTATATTTACACTATATGACTCAAATATATAGGAATTTTTTGAGTCGTCTGTAATTTTGAAGATcctattaaataataaaagacTAATTTAAAGTTAACAACTAGGAACTACATAATTTTCCTTGGTGTGTGACAACTTTTCTACGTGATGAGCATCAAAAGAAGATGGAAATAACTACCTAATAAAGTACAAAAGATATTAGTGTCTTACTAACTACCTtcaaaatatattgattttcaaaacctatatttaactattagaaaaatatttatagCAAACCACTCAACTTGAATGATTTAAAGGCACTTGACTAAGTTGCTAGGATCGTCATTAAGATAAGCTTGACTCGATCATGTAAAATTTATGTACTTTTGTGATataattgttagagtatataatttattgtgGGGTTTCaatcatcaacttaaatttttagttaaattaattttttgatatgGTATAAAAACCAACGTGATAAGATGTTATAATTTTCCATTTCAACcatccctcatttaaagtggaatatttagcaccaGATATGAAAAGACTAGTATtgtatccacacttctagctcaAAGGGCAATCatgcgtgttagagtatataacatatcctaaacCACAACATCAGTTTAATCTTTTAGTTGAGTTCGttctttaaaatataacatatcctggacCTTAATCATTAGCGTAAGCTTTTAATCGAGGccactaaatatattatatattctaacaatatacaattaaaaatattaaaagttaaattatacattaaagaATCAAAAAGTTTAACAATTAAGACTTTTTAGGTTGTTTTTATAGTAGTTGATGTGTTTTTTTCAACAGCTAGGTGGACCAAGTTGGACAGTGCTTTTAGGAAGAAGAGATTCGACCACAGCAAGTCAAAGTGCAGCTAATTCCAATATACCTGCCCCAACTTTGAATCTTTCCCAACTCATTACAACCTTTTCTAACAAAGGCTTTACTACCCAAGAATTGGTTGCTTTATCAggttcttattttatttatctatttatttatttattacttatTGGAATTTGGGTAGGATAAAAAATTTCCTTTGTTTATTCTTTTACAGTATGTAGTCCCGATCATTATATGTCCATATAtaaaaaagtttgaaaattaattttcttttcacaAGGGCTAAAATGAGTTAATATAACTTTCGGactaacaaataaaattttgtgtTGGATGTAGGAGCTCACACAATTGGACAAGCAAGATGCACATCATTCCGAACACATATATATAACGAAACCAACATAAATTCAACATTTGCAACATCTTTACAAGCGAATTGTCCATTTAATGGTGGGGACAATAACACATCATCTCTCGATAAAACAAGCTCAACAAGATTCGATAATGCCTATTTTACAAACTTGTTAAGTTTAGAAGGTGTTCTACATTCCGATCAACAATTGTTCAATGGAAACAATGGAACAACAGATTCTTTAGTATCATCTTATAGCTCAAGTTCTTccacattcttcaatgatttttCAAATGCAATGATAAAAATGGGTAATATGAGTGTTCTTACTGGATCAAATGGGGAAATTAGATCTAATTGTAGGAAGACCAACTAATTTGATCGAACCTTTGTTTCAACTAAATTTCTTTTAGTTTGTACGAAACTAGAGTATGTATTTATGTGTTGATTCCTAGCTAGTACATTGCATTTTGCATTGGGtttatgaaatatgaatataaGATTATGGATTTTTCTTCCTATGAGTTTGGGCATGCAAATTACAGCTGAACTATTGATAGTTTAATACCATAGTCTATTTGTCCCTAATATTTTGCAACAATTGCTTTTTGGGGCTGTTAATCAATAGGTCTTAAtgtgtattttattataatttataaattaaaacatattaagtgagattttgtttagtTAATCTCaatgtaaaattattattgtccatttttttaattttttttttatcatgaatGATTAAAGATAATATGAAaacaaatataacaaaatattagaGACAAAGAGAGTAAATATCTAAAAAGTAACATAACccataattaaagtaaaatttaGGGTCAAATCCAATGGTAAAATTTATGTCAAACTTTCAATTTTTATAGCTTCTTAGTTGAAATCCAATATATTTATCATCAATTTTTGTACTTTgagtttatattttttaaaaccttaaaattaatttatatacatTTTTTGGAATTGGTTTCATGTAaagatttattaaaactaaaaaaaaaaccttgtttgttgacccgatcaaaatgaaaatgatcagATTAAAAGTTAACTTAACTCAAAATAACTCAATCTAAAAAACCTTGCCGGTAGATAATATGTATAGCGTACTTTAAGCCTATAAGCTATAAGGTTGCCCTAAAATTTTAGCCTTGAGCAAAGCCAGGACTAACAGAAGACTTGTTAAGGAGTCAGGGAGTTAGCGGTCTCCATATTAAACTcaaattttactgattttcttgttaaaaatgtaaaaaatattgaaaCTTCAAAGTAAAATATGTTACTACTCTtcaatttttctattattataaaaattttcaactttgaTTCTATCACTTGTCAAGACTATACATAAGTTCccaaaataacaaaaactaaCTGGCTATAAGCAAAGGTTTTTGCAAATAAATAGGCACAAGAGCAACATGTGAGACAAGAGAATTGAGTTTTGTTATTTCAACTGAAGGGGTATTCCTTTTTCTCTATGTACTTCTAAGTTTGATTTTcacttaatttttttctctcaaaaaaaaaaaaagaaaaaggcaaATAAATGCCAAGACAATTGAATTGAATTTGGAAATGGGGCCAATGATTGGGAATTTGAGTTTGTCAATTTAAAAAACACGTGTAGGAACTAAGAACACCGCAAGTgactttttgttatttaattattcttttttcatTGGCGAATTGATCTAACTACTCTTTCTAGAAAGTAAAGTGGACGTAGTCGCTAAATTGaagatttaatttatatttgccCAATCATTAATACTCGTAATTGGCGCCGTTAAGGTCTTACTCTTAATGCATTATTGCATAACCATTCAAATTGCATATTTGTCATTATATATTTTGAGCAGTGATATTGCCAAgtaaatttgttattttgtcAAGGCATTTTTACTTgatataaagaaaaaatattaattttaaattagtatTGTTATGGGGTCAtataaataaacttatattttatttagtcAGACTCTAAATCATCTACATCGGTCCAATAACTTTCTTAAATAACTACTCACTACTCACCATAACCTACCACTTATCCATCATACCCATGATTCTAATATTAATTCTCCATCCAACCTcaattctaccattataaatacatgttgCATACATCATTTGCATGGGAATAAGCATTGATATTCCTACCGTTACTCTGAAACAATACTCCGCCCACCCACTTACAATCTTAACTAAATAACCTTCAATTGATATGAACTCATCCTATCTTGCattcattactttctgtttCCCGATCGGACTTGAGCGttggaggggttttccgggaaactaccccgggcaaggctaacgttgtattgcaggatttaaggtctcatcagcggaaggatcataagcaCTATCAAGCATATTGACAATTGTACCCGAttacacctatctccaggtattttaagtgtcttttgcactttcttgtttcattaccgaaacaactATAAATGCCAAGAAAAAATGTTTATCATTGATCTAcaagtttttttataaattatattgttcattacaaaataaattaataataataataataataataataataataataataataataataataatataataataataataataataataataataataataataataataataatataataataataataataataataataataataataataataataataataataataataataataaattcattAGAAGTATATAGTATGTCATTCTTATATAACTTattataaaattgtaattttactCTATATACTTTTGTCCATTCtgaaatatttgttatattaatacaattatttaCACATTTTatcattcaaacttattttatatattgttctatatataaaaaaatatagttaagtaaaattttatttaaaaatcgtctaatcgcattcTTTCATGATATCAACCTTTTGATTTGGTAAATCATGAAAATCCATAGTATTAATTTGTATATAATAGAGTATTATATATCTTCTAATTAAACTACTCCCATTTTTTAATGTGAAAATTAAGATATCTTAATCATATATGGACAATGGATCAGTAGCCAGTAGCAAGCTTATCATTCAATTAATTATAAAGTATGGTCATTAAGTCAAATTAAGCTCTAATGCTATACATATTTCAATTATAGACTTTTCAAAATAAACAGTCATTTATTATAGGAGGATAAGTAGTTACGCAAAAATGCAACTTGTTATTAGATAAGAACTCTTCACACTTCACATTACGCTGATACTTGAAATTTTCACGTAtggagtattatatatatagttcattcttcatattcaTAAGCAAGCCAATTTTTATACAAATTATTATCTCTTAGTAAGTCCTTAactatttatatttctttagtCCATATTTATATAACACAACAATGACTTCCTTTAAGCTTCAATGGTGTTTCCTTTGTGTACTAATTGGTGCAACATCAGCTCAATTATCGTCAACATTTTATTCAAGCTCATGCCCTAATGCTCTTTCGACAATTCAATCTGCTGTTCAATCTGCTATTAATAATGAGGCTCGTATGGGAGCATCTTTAGTTCGTCTTCATTTTCACGATTGCTTTGTTAACGTAAGTCATTTAAAGTTAAATATTTCTTGGTGCATGCATGTGTTtctaagaaaaaagaaaaacatttgTTAGAGTTTATACTTTTGGGGCATCTTTAAGCTCATGtcctattttaatttttgtgagattttatttgatttatcttcatcgcaaggattattaatattaactttttataatttttacttatgCACCATTAGATAagactttaatatatattttggcAAACATGCCCAAATAAAATGAGACAAAGTCATTGAAATGGAGAGAGTAAAATGATATTAGTGACCCTAATTGCTATATACTcctataaaaatacaaaattatgaaaatatattaaaattttaattgcaCCAAATGACTTGTACTGTAAGTGTTTATTCTGAATTAGtgaaataattttcattttcaaaaaaaaaatcgaaattAACATCATTCGGTATAATAATATAGGAGAATTTCACACTTAAACATAAAGTTAAAGGTTATACAAAATATAGGAGTTGATTATTTGATTTGACCTACTATAGTGTTTAATATTGAATGCATTGTAAAAGCTATCACATGAAATTTGATTTGAAGACTAGCTTAATATATTGacttgatcaataataaatattaatttaagttGATTATTTCCTCTCTTTGCATGAATTACTAGGGATGTGATGGTTCGATTTTACTAGATGACAATTCTACTTTCACCGGAGAAAAAACCGCAACACCAAACAATAACTCGATTAGAGGTTATGATGTAATCGACACTATTAAAACACAAGTTGAGAACATGTGTCCTGGTATTGTCTCATGTGCTGATATCGTAGCGGTTGCTGCTAGAGATTCCGTAGTTGCGGTAAGATAAACTttccaaaatatatatatatacatacactaAAATAGTGTGAATCAAGCTTATAGAAAACTATCGGCAATTTAATATGGTGTTGTCATTGTTGttctaataattaattttccgTAGCTTGGTGGCCCAAGTTGGACAGTACAATTAGGAAGAAGAGATGCACTTACTGCGAGTCTAAGTTTAGCAAATTCAAATATTCCAAGACCCAGTTTGAACATATCCGACCTCATTACATCTTTCTCGGATCAAGGCCTTAGTACTAAAGATTTAGTGGCTCTGTCAGGTTTGCACTAATCCTCTTAATAAATATATACTGTACAGATTACACTTTGTTTCTTTATATCTCGCTTCTTAAATGACACTACTTTTTATAGTGGCATTcttctaaaatatatattaatttatataggGCTTCTAATtagataaattatttatttatttgatttaaaatttgaCTCAATAATAATAAgccttaattaaaaaatatatatcaaccAATCctaaagtatttaatttagttctATATCATTCCTCGGAAATGGAATCCACTATATTTATTTAACCGTTAAATATAATTCTGTGAATATGACTCATCTGTTCAAAATAATCTCtactattttctttatttttaaatattcttttcatttactttttttcaaatatctcaatgcaaactttaaaatcacataattttaattgtaactttttaaaaaatctaaaaggttgatatttagaaagtatatattgaaacgaatctaacaagatttcatatgaatatgttttttttcttatagatcaatgaaaataaaatccTAGTTAAAGTTTGACACTGAAGttcgtaaattttatttgagattaaTATATGAAAACAGAAAGAGTATTAATTAACTCAAAATACTTAATACTGTGTGGTAAcattttcaaaacaaataaaaaaattttattaatataattggGTGTACTTTTAGAATATAAGTAATACTTCAGATTATTTTATAGAAGGTTACCTCAATACTCaatagtataaattattttgagttaatctatatttgagattattttgaacaaataaggtcttttaaaaattattttaataaatatttttgactCTATATTTTCTCATTGAAACCGTAGCAaagctatatattattggtccactataataataaaaaaaaagtaactttataaaataaaataaatttttaatagcataatatgaatttgtttttttcgGTCCAATTCAAAATTCAAAGGTCAACTTTCAGTTTTTGACGAAAACACATGCGGTTTAGTATGCCTAAGCTGGTCcatctttttaaaatatttttttcgtcTCGATTAATTTGCTTCTAATCCAATAGACTT
The sequence above is drawn from the Amaranthus tricolor cultivar Red isolate AtriRed21 chromosome 5, ASM2621246v1, whole genome shotgun sequence genome and encodes:
- the LOC130814183 gene encoding cationic peroxidase 1-like, with the protein product MCSSLFSSLSNFNSFKLQCCLFWVLIGVVSAQLSSNFYSSSCPNALSTIQSAVQSAVKNESRMGASLLRLHFHDCFVNGCDGSILLDDTTNFTGEKNAGPNANSVRGFEVIDTIKSQVENVCAGVVSCADILAVVARDSVVALGGPSWTVLLGRRDSTTASQSAANSNIPAPTLNLSQLITTFSNKGFTTQELVALSGAHTIGQARCTSFRTHIYNETNINSTFATSLQANCPFNGGDNNTSSLDKTSSTRFDNAYFTNLLSLEGVLHSDQQLFNGNNGTTDSLVSSYSSSSSTFFNDFSNAMIKMGNMSVLTGSNGEIRSNCRKTN
- the LOC130814184 gene encoding cationic peroxidase 1-like, with protein sequence MTSFKLQWCFLCVLIGATSAQLSSTFYSSSCPNALSTIQSAVQSAINNEARMGASLVRLHFHDCFVNGCDGSILLDDNSTFTGEKTATPNNNSIRGYDVIDTIKTQVENMCPGIVSCADIVAVAARDSVVALGGPSWTVQLGRRDALTASLSLANSNIPRPSLNISDLITSFSDQGLSTKDLVALSGAHTIGQARCTSFRAHIYNDNDINSTFATSLQGNCPSSVGSGDDNLAPLDKTSSTTFDNAYYTNLLTSEGLLHSDQQLFNGNGGTTDSQVQSYSSDSSTFFTDFSNAMLNMGNLNVLTGTTGEVRINCRKTN